Genomic segment of Pleurocapsa minor HA4230-MV1:
TTAAACTTGAAAAACTTATATTTATTCTCCAACAAAGCCGATTCAATTGGCAGAGGCTAAAATAGCGAAATCTTTACTCTATTTTAAATATTTTAAAATCTATGAAACCGCAACTATTTGCTGTAATTGTTCTGTTAACTACTATTGCTATGCCTGCTCAGGCGGAAAATTTGAGTGATTTAAACCAACTTTTAGGTAGTAAAAAATGTTCTCAATGCGATTTGAGTAATGCTGGATTAGTACAGGCAGATTTAATGGGTTCAGATTTAGCTGGAGCTAATTTGGCAGAAGCTAACTTGAGCCAGGCTAATCTTAAGGGTGCAAATCTTCAAGGAGTGGATCTTTCAGGAGCATCATTGTATGGTGCTAATCTAACGGGTGCTAATTTAGCGGGTGCTAATTTAACAGGTACAGATTTAAGAAATGCCTATGTAGATCGTGCTAACTTAGCGGGGGTAGATCTTGATTCAGCTCATGTAGATGGGATCAAAGGTTTGGCTGCCACGGCTGCTTCTGCCGAGCAGTTCCATCGTTGGGGTGTTCGAGAAGCTGAAAGTGGCAACTATCAAGGTGCGATCGCTAATTATCAAAAAGCGATTAAACTAGATCCTGAATTAGCTCCAGCTTACTTAGGTTTAGCAATCATTCAATATAATTTTGATTATCGAGCAGCAGCCCAGAAAAACACTCAAACAGCGATCGCTCTGTTTAAAAAACAAAAACATGAATTAGGTTTGCAAACCGCGAGTAATTTCCAGCAAAATATGAATCTAGTTCAAGAAGCTGAGAATAATGTAGCTAAAAAGGAAGGAGGACATGGACAAATAGGCAAGTTCATGGGTAGTGTTGGTTCTTTGCTGTTGCAGTTTTTACTATAAATTTAATTAAATAGACTGCGCTGTTGATTAGCTAGCTTTTAGCTCTTAGCTCTTAGCTTTTAGCTTTTAGCTCTTAGCTCTTAGCTTTTAGCTTTTAGCTTTTAGCTCTTGAAAGTTCAACTCATATATTCTACTGAACTAAAAAGCGCAGTAAGATTTAGATCATTTTACGGTAGGTAGATTAGGATCGCTGTAAGCAGGATTGGTAATAAAATCTTCATCGGTGAGACTTTGTAAAAAGGCAATTAAATCAGCAGTTTCGGCTGGGGTAATGGTAAACCCTTTAATAAAACCACTTTTATAGGGACTTGTGCTACCAACTCCAGCCCATTCTCCTTGAGTAATTGTCCTACCACCTGCTTGATAATGAGCGATCGCCTCTGATAAAGTCGCCACGCTACCATCATGCATATAGGGTGCTGTCAGGGCAATATTCCTTAAGCTAGGGGCTTTAAACCGTCCCATATCTTTGGGTTCTTGAGTAATTTCTTTGATACCGATGTTCTGCGGTGGATAACTACCATTACCGTCAATATTGTATAAACCCGTGTTGTGAAATGCTATTTGGGTAAATGCCATATTTTCGTGTTTGGCTGAATCACTGAAATTAATCCCACTATGACAGTGAAAACATTCTGTCCGTTCGCTATTAAAGAGCCTTTCTCCCCGTTTGGCAGCAGCAGAGATGGCGTTTGTTTCCCCTTGATAACGATAGCGATCGTAAGGAGAACGAAAGGATACGAGACTTCTCTGAAAACTAGCGATCGCTTTAGTCAAGTTATCTACATTGACTGGTTGCTCATCAGTAAAAGCCTGGTTAAACATTTGGCGATAGTTGGGATCATTTTGCAGCCACTGAATCATCTGCTGTTCTTGACCCACCATGCCCATTTCAATTGGATGTTCTCCAAAGATGGGAATTAATGCCTGATTTTCTAAGCTAGTGATTAAGGGATTTGCCCAAGTCAACACAGAGTTATAGGCGACATTGCCTAATCCCATAGAGTTGCGAGTATGAGATTCGTTAGTCGAACCTAGGGCTACCTGCTTACCATCAGTAAAAGCTAGAGACTGCTTATGACATGATGCACAGGAATACTTTCCCGTAATTGATAAACGAGGTTCGTAAAATAGATGTCTACCTAATTCGACTTTTTCAGCAGTCATCGGATTATTTTCGGGGACTACTGGTTTTGGTGTCCATTCTGGTAAATTCCAGTTATATTCGCTTGAAGCTGAAGCAGTTAAATGTCCATCCGTCGCCATCGCCTTGCTTAAACCTATTGACAAACAGATAGACAAGACAAAAGCTAGTAACAAGTGGAGAATGCGATCGCCCATATATAGCCGTACAAAGTTAGATGAGAACATTGATCGTAATCGGCTCGGAAATAGGAAATAGGAAGTAGGAAATAGGAAATAGGAAATAGGAAATAGGAAGTAGTATTTCAACAATGTCCTAACGTTTTTACGTATGGCTATAACAGTACTGAATAACTACGAACTAGTAAAATCTACAACACCTTACTTTAAATTTTCCACCAACCATCTATTCTACAAAAAAGAAATATTGCGCTGACTCTCCTGTATTACTGGAAGATAAATTTAGATTTTGCATAATTGGCATACAATCGCTATCTTCAGGAGAAGACATACAGCCATTAGGAGTATTGGCTTGATTGCTCGTTAAGTTGCTTTGAGCTAATAATTCACCTAAGTCAGCAATCACCACATTATCTTCTGGATTGAAATCTTCTAAGACAACCTGAGTACGATTGGGGTTAGCACAGGTAAACAAATTGCTTTGAGCTGAATCAGAACAGCCTGTACTACCCAGGTGAATTAAGTAGGCATTACTATTAATAGCTTCTGAGCTATGAGCAGAGCTATGTTCACCGTGGCTACTCTGATGGGTGGATTGAGTAGTACTATGAGCTTGACTGTGGGTACTCTGTCCATGTGGGAAAATACCTGCTTTACTACTATTTTGGTGGGTACTCTGTTCATTTACCTGAAGATTGCTTTGTCCACTTTGACTGTGACTAGTATTAGCCATGGCATTTTCTGTGGTTAAATCTACGCGCAAGAATTTATAGCCACCCTGCCAATTCCACCACATCGAAGTGAGATTCAAAGGAGACGGCGCGATCGCTGCATCGTCATGGTTTAAATTTTGTGGCACTCCCAAGGTAAACTGAAGACTTTGATAATCCCCTTGAGGTACTGTCCCTACGACAGTGGTGTTTATTTCTGCTGTACCATTATCACAAGCACTCTTTCCGTCTTCAAAATCTAACAAAGCCGTATTTTGATATTGCCATTTACCATCTTGTTGCAGTTTTAAAGGAACAGCATTCCCCTCTCGATCGATTAAAGCAACGTTAGATACATAAAAACGGAAATCTGTAGGGGTGATAGTTGATTTTTCTGTACCCACTCCTTGATAGCTTTTACCACAGACAAATTCCTCTTCTCCCACATAAGCAGCAAAGTTAATCGCGATCTCTTTGGTATCCGCTTGAGCGTGAGTAGCATTATAAGCACCAAAGGCGATCGCTGTGGCGAGTAAGCAAGTTTTTTGATTAAATGCAAATAACATTAATGAACAGAATAAATATTTAGTAATTTAGTAGTTTTTTAAGCTAAGGCGCTTATAGACAGTCTTTAATTCTAGGTAAAAAACATTACCATTGTCCAAAGACAGGCTGTAGAACTTAGTTTTTTAACAGCGATCGCCTATTGCTCAAACTCTGCTACCATTTAATCTGCCAATATCCTTTAGAGGATTGTTCTAACTCTGATTCGGTGAGCCATTCCACTGCTTGATAAGTACCAAATAAGCGATCCCACCAATCTACCCCCAAGCCAAAGTTATGTTCCCATTGATTGTATTTATGATGAACATAATGAACTGGCATCTTCATCCAAACGCATTTAGTCGGATTCTCATGTTGTAACTGATGAGCATAAGCTGAAAAAGCAGCGTACACAACACTTCCAACCACACAGCTGATGCCAACGGGAAGAGAAATAAAGAAAGCCAACATACTTAAAGGAACTACCATTGCATAATCTCTAAACTCCTGTAGCACGCCGTTAGCCGTATTTTCTCGATGGTGTTCGTAGTGAGGCACAATATCTCGTCCAAAGTGCGGGAAGATATGCATCATGCGATGCAGCCAATATTCAACAAAACTGGCGAAAATAAACGCCAACACAAACGCAATAATCAAGATCATAATACCAATTCTTTATAACAATGCACTAAATTAAATTTAACCCCTTTGCGTCTTTGCCCCAACAGCGCGATTATTCAAGGCGAAATGAATTCGCCGAATCTCGCGCTCAAACTAAGCGGGATAAACGTCTTGGCGCGAGATTTAAACTTAAAATATTAAGTGCAACCTCCCTGCAAATCAATTCAGGGAAATACTTACAGCATCAATAAACAGATTTTTTCTTTATATTTTCTTTATATTTGCATTAGAATGGTAGCGATATAGAGAAAAAAATATATGTTCACCAAACCTCAACTGGCGATCGCATTATACAAAAAAGAAAGCAGCAAAGTTCTAAATCAACCAAGAGTAAATCTATCTTTTGGGCTAGAAGAGATTATCCAAATCCGAGAATTAGATAAAAGACATACCCACGCCAACCCTAGAAAAGGTAGGTGTACGATGGAAGGCTGTAACAATCAGGCGACTCATTGGCTAACTCGCAACAATTCAGATTACTGTCAATCAGACATGGTGTGCCATAAAGACGCAACCATTTGGATGCAGGTAAAAGAGTTGATATCTGAATCATTTCTAAGCACAAATTAACTACAGATGATTAGCTTGGTAACTTTCATCTGCCGTCTTTTACTCATCTTGTTCTAATTCGCATTAATCGTGTTAAAACTCGCCGTAAATAGGAAAAATTATGACGAGTTATCAAGTTATGACCTTGAATTTCAGTGCGACTAGGCTGAAGCTGCCATAATTTCTACTAATTCTTTTAAACTGCCTATAGCAGCCTCCAAAAATTCGTCTCTTGTTTTTTCATAAGATTCCAGTAAAATTTCAACTCTGTTCCAATCTTGCTCAGTTTTACTACTTTTAAGGTTAATATCCCAAAGAATATTAATTAATTCCCTAGCTCGTATCACCTGCTCTAAATTATCAATAGCATCAATAATTAAATCGCAGAATAGTTCATTGTCATCACAGTTTGTCACAGTATTTTGCCTCCACACTGGTTAATTTAGAATAATAAAAAACTTTAAAGAGCTATTTGATTGATTAGCCAAAATAATTATTGTCTAAAATTTGTTCTAGCTCAATTGACATATTTCTCGGTATGTAAAACTCTATTTGACATAAGCTGACAGCATCTTGATAGAGTTTTGGATATACTTGTTCCAGATATTTTCTGAGGCAAGGACTGCATTGAATTAATTTTTTGATATCATTGCGAGAATTAGATACCATAGTCTGCCAATACTTATAATTGCGACCTTGTTCTAATTCCCAGTACTGTAATCTAAAGATATTCTCAAGCAATCTTTTTAAATAACTTTCTAGCGATTGCTTTTCTTGTTGACCAATATCATCAATATCAATTTCACTCAGGAGAATTAATAAATGATCCAAGTTCATAAGATTGTCTCGTTTGACTTTGCAAATTTTACTTCTCTAACCTAATCAATAGAAATTGCTCAAAAACTATAGTGAGTTAAGCTTGAGCCTTGTAATCGTAAAGCGATCGGATCAGGAGTACTGTAGGAAGCAATTTGTTCCCTACAGTCAACCTCATCGCTCAAAGAATACCAACTGTTAAGCTTTGCCAATCGCCACACAACTAGACAAAAAAACCTGGTTCATCTCGACGTTATAAATCGATACATCCTTCATCCCAATTCTCTTAGCTATCCCGCTCAAATATCCCTTGCGGTAGTCTGAGTTGAACCATTGGTAAGCGATCGGTTCAAAGTTATTTTCCCCATCTGATTCACCATCAGAAAAATTGCTGGTAAAGTCATAATCAAATTCTTGTCCAATTTCTTTCGCGTCAGCAATTGAGATATTAAGCATGTCTATTAATGAATCCATAATAATTAGTCTCTATATCAGAGAGCGAGTAGGTAATAAGGTAGATATTGCGATTTGTTCTTCAATCAACGTATTCCGTGTTCGGCGATCGCTTTAATAAAAGTTTTCTAGCTATAAATACTTAGCGATCGCCTGCTTCTATGCGAGTTTTTTTCTCTAGCTTCATAAATCCTTTATCTAAACTTCATAAGAACTTTATAACCGCAAAAACTGCAAATGCCCAGTAAAAATACGTAAATTTTTGCTTTTTAGTGAAAAAATCTTTAAGCAAAACGTCTGTATAATCACGTACATAAGGTTTTCGCGGTTTGAAAAGAAATAAAAATTAATAGCAAAAAAAACCGCATTTAGTTTTAAATTCGTAATTACTTAGATCGCTGTGGAGAAAATTGAAGAATTAAAAACCTAGAGCAATAATTTTCTTCCTACTTCCTACTTCCTACTTCCTACTTCCTATTTCCTATTTCCTCTAAAGCCTCGATTGTCTGTTGAATTTGAGCCTCAGTATGAAGACAGGTGATAAAAAAGCGTAACCGAGCAGCATCGTAAGGTACAGAGGGATATACCATCGGGTTAACGTTGATTCCTGCTTGATTTAAGAGTTGCGACAAACGTACTGCTTTATGGGGTTCGCCGACGATAATTGGAATTACGGGAGAGTCTTTACTGTAGCCTGTATTAAAGCCTTTGCTTTTTGCTAAATTGAGGCAAAATTTGGCTCTACTTTGAAGTTTAATCGCTCTTTCTGGTTCAGACTTGAGTAATTTAATCGCTGCTAAGGCGGCTGCGGTATTGGCAGGAGACATGCCCACGCTAAAGACAAAACCAGGGGAGGTATATTTAAGATATTCGATCAGTTCACTGCTTCCCGCAATATAGCCACCACAGCTTGCAAAGGATTTACTTAAAGTTCCCATCCACAAATCAACATCCGTTGCTAGCAGATGATAGTGTTCTCTAATTCCCCCGCCAGATAAACCCAGTACGCCGATTGAATGAGCTTCATCAACTAGGAGGAAGGTTTGATAATGCTGTTTTAAAGCAACTATTTCGGATAAGGGAGCAAGATCGCCATCAGTGCTATAAATACCCTCGATCGCAATTAATACCTTCTGATATTTTGTTCTTTCTCGGTTTAAGATTTCTGCTAAAGCCTGAGTGTCATTGTGAGGGAAATCAACGATCGTTGCTCCAGCTAGATTACAGCCTTCTTTAATACTGTTGTGACACAGAGTATCACAGATGATTAGATCCTGTTTGCCGAAGAGATGACCAATAGTGCTAACGTTGGTAGCATGACCACCTACATAAACGATAGCTGCCTCTGTGCCAATCAAATCAGCTATTTCCTGTTCTAATTCCAGATGGATCGGACGTTCTCCAGATAATACTCGACTGGCGGATACTGAAGTTCCATATTCGGCGATCGCTTGTTGGGTGGCAGCGATTACTGTGGGATCTCCCGACATACCGAGATAATTGTAGCTGGAGTAGTTAATTAGTTGGCGTTCGTTAATTTGAATTGTGTCTTGAGCAATGCCTTGATGCAGACTAAAGAAAGGGTTACCCAGTTTTTCTACCCGCTGGAGATCTTGTTTAAGATTGAGATATTCTGGGGTTAGTTTGAATTGGCTGTATTCGGGTTTAATCTCGATTTGCTTGCGAGTTGTTGCTGTAGCAGAAGATTTGACGACAGTTTGGGGTTTCTTGACAGTAGGAATTTTAGTTGTCACCTGCTGCGGGGAGCGATCGATAGTTGTTAAAGTAGTTGCTAAAACATTTCCGTCTAATAATTCTTGAGCAATATATGCTGTTAGTAATTCGACGTTGGGATAGTCAAAAGCAGCCGTCAAGGAAATAGCATTACCAAAGCTAGCCTGGAGATTATTTTTAAACTCTACCGCCATCAGCGAGTCCATACCTAAATCGGCAAACTTTTCCTGTGGATCGACATCTTCAGGATCGGCAAAGCCTAACACCTTGGCTATTTGTTCGCGGAGGTGGGATTGTAAAACATGATGCTGTTGACTGGGGTTGGTTTGAGCTAACTGTTGCAGAAAAGATGAAGTAGCGGTTTTGATTTTAATTTTTGCTTGTGGCTGTACTCTGGCAAAGAAAGGATTAGCAGGCTGTTGATTTAAAAAAGTTGCCCAGTCTACGGGAAAGACAATGGTTTGGGTTGCCTGTTGCTGCAATAATTGTTTAAGTACTTTTAATCCTTGTGGTGGTGCGATCGCAATTAAACCCTGTTGGCTCAATCTTTGCTGTTGTTCGGGAGTTAAACGGCTTGCCATACCTACTTCATCCCAGATACTCCAGTTGATACTTAATCCTGGTAAACCTTGGTTACGGCGGTAACTCATGAGGTTATCCATAAAGGCGTTGGCGGTGGCGTAATTACTTTGTCCTACTGCACCAAAGGCGGAGACAACGGAAGAGAAGCAGACAAACCAGTCTAGGGTCAGTTTTTCGCTGGCTTGATGGAGATTCCAAGTGCCTGCAACTTTGGGCTGTAAAACTCGCTGGAAACGTGACCAGGATAGGGTTTTTAATAGACCGTCATCGACTATTCCTGCTGCGTGAATTATGCCTTTGATTTTAGTTTGAGTCGAATTAAAATTTTCAAACAGATTAGTTACGGCTTCACAATCGCTAAGATCGATCTGGATCAGATCTACAGTAATACCCTGTTGCTTTAGCTGCTCGATCTCTTGTTGTGCAGATCTTTTAGGCTGACTTCTACCTAAAAGGATTAAATGCTTTGCGCCTTCCTCTGCTAACCAATTTGCCACCTGTAACCCCAATGCACCCATACCGCCTGTGATTAGATAGCTGCCGTCGGTTTTAACTACCTGATTACTAGCAGGCAATGATATTACAACCTTGCCGATGTGTTTAGCTTGTGCCATATAGCGAAAGGCATCATCGGCTTGCTGGATGGGAAAAACCTGGTGGGGTAAAGGCTGTAGTTTACCGTCTACAAATTGCTGTCTTAGTTCAGCAAACATACGGTTAATTAAATCTGGATCTTGACGAGAAACCTCTAATAAATCGAAAGGAAAATAACTAATATCGGCTCGTTGTTCAGCCACCTGTGATTGATTCCAGATGCCTACCTTGCCAATTTCCACAAATCGACCATTAGACGCTAGAATCGCTAAATTCTGGGGAATAAAATCTCCGTTAAGACTATTGAGGATCAGATCTACTCCCTTACCACCCGTTAACTGCATTACTTCTTCAGCAAAATCCAGATTACGGGAATTCATCACATATTTAATCCCTGAAGCCTTAAGAAAGTCCCATTTACCCACAGAAGCCGTAGCGTAAACCTCTGCACCTATCTGTTGAGCGATTTGCACCGCAGCTTGTCCGACACCACCCGCAGCCGCGTGAATTAGAATCTTATCTCCAGGTTTAATTTTAGCTAGATGATGTAATCCGTAGTATGCCGTTAAAAAGGTGGTGGGGATGGTTGCAGCTTCGGTATAGGTGAGATTTTTGGGTTTAGCGATCGCAAATTGAGCCTTGACGATTACATGACTACTTAAACTACCCACTGCTTGAGCAGCAATTACTTCATCTCCTACCTGGAAATTAGTTACCCCTTTGCCGATTTCCACTACAGTACCGACACATTCTCCCCCAAAGGGTACTTCTGTGGAGTCAGTAAATCCCATTGCCTGGAGATATTCTTTTAGTACTCCCAAGGCGTTTAAAACATCCCGAAAGTTAACGCCACTAGCAGCTACTGCAATCTCAATTTCTCCCTGTTGAGGGGATTTGCGCTGCATGGGTACTAGAGTTAGATTATCTAATGTGCCATATGCCGACAGTTGCAAACGAAAAGGATTATTTAAAGTATTGTCTTGAGGAGTTAGTCTGGCGACATATCTTTGTTGATGATGATACGCTACTTGAGTTTCACCATCTGAGGCGAGTAATTCTGATAAGAGAGAGGGCATATTTTCTAGCTGTAAACTGTCAAAATCAAGCAAATTACAGTGCAACTGAGGATATTCTTGCCCAATTGTACGTCCTAAGCCCCAAACTCCTCCTGCTAAATTATTAACCGCTTTGAATTGAGTTTGCTCGGTAATGATCGTTAACTGCGTCAGATTAAGCCGTGCCTCTGTTACAGACTGCATTAAATAAAAAATTTCGGCAAAATTGCGATTGCTTAAGGGATCTTTCTGATTAGAAAAATAAGCAATTCTTAAATTATTACTAGGCTGATAATCAATAGCTTGCCATAAACTCTGCCAATCTTCTGGCTGATAAGGATTAATCGTATATAAGTTTGCTTCAACTTGGTTAAAGCGATCGCCAAAAATTACTGAAATACCAGCCAATTGCTGAGTTAAAGCTTGAGATAGTTCGTTATCTAAAGCAAAGATGAGCCAGTAGTCATTATCTACCGTTTTTGCTGATTCACTGTGGATTAAACTCTTATGTGACCAATTTATTTCATATAGCCAGTTCGTAGAATCATTTTCGGCTACGGTTGGGATCTTGAGCAGTTTTTGAAGCGATCGCCAGCTAAGATATTGGAGAGATAAGTTGTTAATTTCGGCGATTACTTGACCTAAATCATCTGTCAAAACTAGATCTGCTTGCAGAATTTGCTGATTGTCTCTAGGTTTAATGGTTACATGAGTCCAAACTCGATCAACATTAGCTTTAGCCAGACTGAGAGATTCAATGCCAACGGGTAAGTATACTCCTGAGTCGGATTCGACAATCCCAATTAGCTGTAAGCAGGCATCTAGTAAAGCAGGATGAATTTGATAGTCACTAGCTCGATCACTCAAATTATCTGGTAATTCAACATAACCTAAAACTTCTTGTTCCCCTTGCCAAATCTGTTTGATACCCTGGAAACTAACGCCGTAATTTAATCCTTGCTTACTTAATGACTGATAGTAATCAGCAATTTCTGCTTCTCGTAGCTGTAACTTCGATTGCAACTGGGGCAAGTTTAAGTTTTTAGTTAATTCTGCTGCTGGAATACTGACTGCTACTTCGCTATGAAGTATAAATACATCACTGTTTAACTCACAGCTAAAAATTTGTACCTGATAAGCTGAATCGGCGACAGAAGATAATACCGTCTGAAGCTGAGTAGATTTGTCATTCAAAATTAAAGGCTGATGAATGATAAATTCCGTTAGTTGTATGCTATCTGCATAAATATATTTCCCTGCTGCTAAAGCCATCTCTAAATATGCCGTCGCGGGAAAGACAATTTCACTTTCTAAACGATGATCTGCCAGATATTCAGGAGTATGAGCATTAATTTGTCCGATCCAGCGTATTTTTGACGTTCCCGCTAAAGTTAGAGGGTTGCCCAACAGGGGATGTAATTGCTGCTGATGAGCATCTTGTTTTGTCCAAAACTTAGCCCGATCCCACCAATAACGTTGACGTTGCCAAGGATAAGGAGGCAGCTTAATTCCCTGAACATTAACCTGATTGAATTTCCGCCAATTAATTACTATTCCCTGATGATATAACTGGGCGAGGCTATTGAAGATTACCTGTTCATCAGGTTGCTTATTAGATAAACTCGGTAGGAAAATCGGCGCATAATCTGCTGTGGCGGAAATAGTTGCACCAATACTACTAAGAATTGGCTTCGCGCCAATTTCGAGAAAAATATCGATTTTTTGCTGCAATAAAAACTCAAAGCCATCAGCAAAGTTAACTGGTTGAATAATATGCTCAATCCAGTAATCGGAAGTAGTAATTGATTCGTCCGCTAGCTGTGCCGTAACATTGGAAACTAAAGGAATTTGAGGCAGATGATAGGTAACAGATTCCGCTACTTTGCCAAAATCTCCCAGTATCGGCTTCATCAAAGGCGAATGAAAGGCGTGAGAAACTTCCAACAGAGTGCTACGAATATCCAGTTGAGCCAGCTTATTTTCAATTACAGCTAAAGTGTTAATATTTCCCGCAATCACGGTATTTTGCTGATGATTAATCGCAGCAATATTTACTTCTCGATCGTAGCTAGCAATTAATTCGGCAATTTTCGCCTGGCTACTAAACACAGCTAGCATCCCTCCTGATGAGGGTAATTGCTCCATTAGCCTGCCTCGATTAGCAACTAGCTTTAAACCATCCTCCAAACTAAAAACACCTGCAATACAGGCAGCAACATATTCCCCAATACTGTGTCCCGCCACATAATCGGGTTGAATACCCCAAGCTAGCCACAATTGCGCCAGGGCATATTCCACGGCAAAAATTGCAGGTTGAGTATATACAGTGCGGTTAATTGCTGGTTGAGGATCGCAACAAGACGTATCTGATAAAGAGAAAATTATCCCTAATAAAGGTCGATCTAAATACGATTCCAAAATAGCTGCACAACGGTCTATTGTCTGCTTAAAAATAAACTGAGTATGATAAAGCTGCTCACCCATACCCACATATTGCGAACCTTGTCCAGTAAACAGCCAACAAATTTGCTTAGTTTGATTACTAACAGTGCTAAATCTTAATCCCGTCATTTCTTGGTTAGTCACAAAAGCTGTCAACTGCTGCTGTAACTCCTCTGAGGATTTAGCAATACAGGTTAAACGCTGATTAAAATGACTTCGCCGTTGTTGAGTCGCAGCACAAATATCTGCCAAAGAGCGATCGCAATCTGGAATAAAACTAAGATAACTTTGCGCCAATTCCTGTAGAGCAGATTTACTTTTAGCCGATAAAGTCAAAAGATTTGCTCTCCCTATCTCCCTATCTCCCCCATCTCCCCGACGCGAAGCTATATGCGAAGCGGTATCCTTTAGGAGTCCTTTAGGGCATTTCCCCAACTCCCTATCCTCAACCCCTCCCATGACAATATGCGCATTCGTCCCCCCAAAGCCAAAGGAATTCACTCCCGCAATTAATGGCTTGTCGGATGACCAAGGAGTCAATTCTGTTACTACCTGTAACTTAAGATCGGCAAAAGCGATCGCGGGATTTGGTGTGTGAAAATTT
This window contains:
- a CDS encoding pentapeptide repeat-containing protein, with protein sequence MKPQLFAVIVLLTTIAMPAQAENLSDLNQLLGSKKCSQCDLSNAGLVQADLMGSDLAGANLAEANLSQANLKGANLQGVDLSGASLYGANLTGANLAGANLTGTDLRNAYVDRANLAGVDLDSAHVDGIKGLAATAASAEQFHRWGVREAESGNYQGAIANYQKAIKLDPELAPAYLGLAIIQYNFDYRAAAQKNTQTAIALFKKQKHELGLQTASNFQQNMNLVQEAENNVAKKEGGHGQIGKFMGSVGSLLLQFLL
- a CDS encoding di-heme enzyme, giving the protein MGDRILHLLLAFVLSICLSIGLSKAMATDGHLTASASSEYNWNLPEWTPKPVVPENNPMTAEKVELGRHLFYEPRLSITGKYSCASCHKQSLAFTDGKQVALGSTNESHTRNSMGLGNVAYNSVLTWANPLITSLENQALIPIFGEHPIEMGMVGQEQQMIQWLQNDPNYRQMFNQAFTDEQPVNVDNLTKAIASFQRSLVSFRSPYDRYRYQGETNAISAAAKRGERLFNSERTECFHCHSGINFSDSAKHENMAFTQIAFHNTGLYNIDGNGSYPPQNIGIKEITQEPKDMGRFKAPSLRNIALTAPYMHDGSVATLSEAIAHYQAGGRTITQGEWAGVGSTSPYKSGFIKGFTITPAETADLIAFLQSLTDEDFITNPAYSDPNLPTVK
- a CDS encoding metallo-mystery pair system four-Cys motif protein — its product is MLFAFNQKTCLLATAIAFGAYNATHAQADTKEIAINFAAYVGEEEFVCGKSYQGVGTEKSTITPTDFRFYVSNVALIDREGNAVPLKLQQDGKWQYQNTALLDFEDGKSACDNGTAEINTTVVGTVPQGDYQSLQFTLGVPQNLNHDDAAIAPSPLNLTSMWWNWQGGYKFLRVDLTTENAMANTSHSQSGQSNLQVNEQSTHQNSSKAGIFPHGQSTHSQAHSTTQSTHQSSHGEHSSAHSSEAINSNAYLIHLGSTGCSDSAQSNLFTCANPNRTQVVLEDFNPEDNVVIADLGELLAQSNLTSNQANTPNGCMSSPEDSDCMPIMQNLNLSSSNTGESAQYFFFVE
- a CDS encoding sterol desaturase family protein yields the protein MILIIAFVLAFIFASFVEYWLHRMMHIFPHFGRDIVPHYEHHRENTANGVLQEFRDYAMVVPLSMLAFFISLPVGISCVVGSVVYAAFSAYAHQLQHENPTKCVWMKMPVHYVHHKYNQWEHNFGLGVDWWDRLFGTYQAVEWLTESELEQSSKGYWQIKW
- a CDS encoding DUF29 domain-containing protein, whose translation is MNLDHLLILLSEIDIDDIGQQEKQSLESYLKRLLENIFRLQYWELEQGRNYKYWQTMVSNSRNDIKKLIQCSPCLRKYLEQVYPKLYQDAVSLCQIEFYIPRNMSIELEQILDNNYFG